A genomic window from Silene latifolia isolate original U9 population chromosome Y, ASM4854445v1, whole genome shotgun sequence includes:
- the LOC141629202 gene encoding mannan endo-1,4-beta-mannosidase 6-like — translation MSASIFIMGCAEQPIYVVDTGLRHNAWLRTLEQMPLSNDTEKMNFVSKWMDSHISDAENILMKPVVFTEVGCRADVKDQGVYNRKSMFTTVYDKIFESARKGQAGGGAMIWQLLVEDMNEYGDPFSVHQNTVCFEHRI, via the exons ATGTCGGCTTCAATTTTCATTATGGGTTGTGCAGAACAACCTATCTATGTCGTTGACACGGGTTTACGACACAATGCCTGGTTGAGGACCTTAGAACA GATGCCGCTTTCAAACGACACTGAAAAGATGAACTTCGTATCAAAATGGATGGATTCTCATATCAGTGATGCAGAGAACATACTGATGAAACCTGTTGTGTTTACTGAAGTTGGCTGTCGAGCGGATGTCAAAGATCAAGGAGTTTATAATCGGAAATCTATGTTCACAACTGTATATGACAAAATATTCGAGTCAGCGAGAAAAGGGCAAGCTGGTGGAGGGGCCATGATATGGCAATTGCTGGTTGAAGACATGAATGAATATGGAGACCCATTTTCTGTACACCAAAATACTGTGTGTTTTGAGCATAGAATATAG